Genomic DNA from Actinomycetota bacterium:
TGGGCGGACAGGGAGTCCTCGCCCCCGAAGTAGCGGGCGCAGGCTTTGGTGGCGAACAGGCAGGTGCCGGGCCGCAGGATCTCGATGAAAGGCGTGAAGCCGTCCAGGGCCCCCAGGATCTTCTCGAACTCCCGGGCCTCCCGCGCCGGGTCCGGCTTGACGGTGAGCAGCGTGGGGCAGCGGCTCTCGGCCTCCCGGCGCCTAAGGCCCACCGTGACCCCTGCGGTAGCGGCGCTGGGCGTCCCCACCGTCACCCGGTTGGCTTCGATGACCACCGCCGGCGTGCTCCGGGCGACCCCGGCCGCCAGCAGCGGCCACCACGGGCAGCCGAGGACCAGGACCCGCTGGCTTTCCACCATGGGTTAGCCCGACCGAAGGGCGGGAACCGGGAACGGTCCGATCCGCTCGGCGCCGGGCACAAAAGGCCGCTCCGAAGCGGTCCCGGAAAGGAGGTCGGGCGCCCCGGTGGCCGGCGGCCCGGCGGGGGCAATCGGCAGGACGTTGTCCGGCTGCTCCACCCTCACCCGGCCCTCACCGTCGGGCAGCCACAGGGCGGTCCGGTAGGGCATAGGGGAGCGCCGGCCCCCGGTCTCGACCTCCAGCCGCCGGGCGGTCAGCCGCCCGTGGCCGGCCCCCAGCCCCTCCCAGTGGGAGCCGGAGACGGTGAGCCGGACGTCGGCCGCCTCGTTCCATGGACTGCGTATCCCGGTGGCAACCGGGATCAGCACCGACTTCCGGTCCCGGTTCCGCATCCCCAGCCGCCGGGCCATGGCGCCGGACACGTCGGGCCAGCCGACCAGGACCACGTCGAACGCGTCGATCAAAGCGGCCGCCACCGTGGGCCAGAGGGCCGCCGGGGGAGGGGCGATCAGGATCAATCGCTCCAGGACCACGCCCAGCTCGGCCGCCGAGGCGACCCCCAGCGAGGGGATCCCCACCGCCGCTACCCACGATCCGGCTTTCGAAGCGCCGGCCGCCAGCGCCAGCGCCAGCGAGTTGGTCCCCGGCCCGCCCTGGACCGACAGGGTGAACCCCCGCTGTAGGCTGCCGAAGGGGAGGATCGATTCGAGGGCGGGCAGAAGGGGAAGGACGTGCTCGCCGGCCAGGGAAACCGGGCGTGCGAGCTCGGTTAGCTCGCCCAGCCGTTCTGCGGAAGTTATCCGAGCTGCGTCCATAGGGACCATGTATTATCGAACATATGTTCGATCCGGTCAAAGGTGGGAAAACAGGGGGAAACTATGCCGGAAGCCACAGGAACTTTTGCGGTTCACAACTGGGAGGGCGAGACCTACGAGGAGCACGAGGGCGCCGTTCTCAGCCGCGCCAGCCTCACCAAGACCTTCGAAGGGGACTTCCAGGGGACAAGCACTGCCGAGTTACTGCTGGCCGAGGCGAACAACGCCCGTGCCTACGTGGGTATGGAGAGGCTGGACGGCACCGTCGGAGGAGCCTCCGGGACGTTCGTGGTCATGCACTCGGCCAGCCAGGTCATGAACGGCAGCGAGTGGCTAAAGGTCGACATCGTCCCCGGATCGGGCACCGCCGGACTGACCGGCATCACCGGTTCCATGAAGATCACCGTCACCGAGGACGGCGGCCACACCTATCAACTGATCTACGAGGTGTAGCTAGCTCGCCTGCGGCTCCAGGATCTCCAGGACCTTCTCGGCCGGCCGGGCGATGACCGCCTTGTCGTCCACGATCACGATCGGGCGCTGGATCAGGATGGGGTGCTCCGTCATCGCGTTGATCAGCGTCTCGCGGTCGGCGGACGCCAGGTTCAACTCCTGGTAGACGGGTTCTTTGGCCCGCATCATCTCCTGGGGGTCGTCGATTCCGAGCAGGCCCATGACCTCTTCGATCTGCTCCCTCGAAGGAGCCTGGTCGAGGTAGTGGACGTAGTCGGCGCCGATGTTCCGGACCTCGAGGATGCCCTTGACGGTCTGGCAGTTGGTGCAGTCGGGATTAAAGAACACTGAGTTATTCATAACTCGATATTACCCACAGAACTCAGGTCAAACCCGCCGGAGAGCTTTTTGCCTACCGGCTGGCATGATGGAACGGAAGACTTTTCGCAGTAACGGCCCGGCGGGCGAAAGCGGAGGATCCATGCGCCAGGTGCCAAAGTTTTGAAGGGCCCGGTCAGTTCGCTCGGGCTCCGGGCCCGGGCAACCCTTGCCTGGGGCATCATCGCCCTCGTCCTGTCGGCGGCCCTGGCCACGTTTGCCTACCAGGTGACCCGAGACCAGCTCATCGAGGAGCGGCAGGAGAACGCCCTCACCCAGGGGTACCTGAACGCCCGGCTGGTCCGCAACACCCTCATGGCCGGCGAGCCGCAACTGAGCGAAGCCCTGTCGGCGGTGGGCGGCAGCGCCCAGTCCGTGGTCCTGACCCGGGTGGGCGGTGAGTGGTTCTCGGGGTCGGTCGGCATCGGCCCGAACAGCCTGCCGCCGTCGCTCAGCGGGGCGGTGGCGTCCGGGCGGGCAGCGCGGCAGCTGGTGGAGGTCGACGGGCGGCCCTTCGCCGGCATCGGGGTGGCCATCCCCGCCTTCAACGCCGGCTACTTCGAGCTGGTGCCGATGGACGACATCGACCGGACGCTCGACGGCCTGGCCCGGGGGCTTGCGCTGTCGGCCCTTGTCGCGACGCTGGCCGGAGCAGCGATCGGCTGGCTGGCGAGCGGCCGGATCCTGAAGCCCCTCCGGCAGTTCACCTCGGCCGCCGAGAGCATCGCCGAGGGCAGCTTCGACACCCGGATCAAGACCACCGACGACCGGGATCTTCGGGTCCTGGCGAGGAGCTTCAACCGGATGGCCGACGCAGTGCAGGAGCGAATCGACCGGGAGTCCCGGTTCACCTCCCAGGTCAGCCACGAGCTCCGCAGCCCGGTGGCGGCCCTTTTCTCCGCCATCAACGTCGCCCGCCGCCGGGCCACCAAGGCGACCGCGGGGACCCTGGACGAGATGGAGCGGCGGGTTGGAGACCTGCACCGGCTGGTAGAGGACCTGCTGGAGCTCTCCCGGGTCGAGGCCGGGGTCGCGGGCATGCAGATCGAGCCGGTCGACCCGGCGCAGCTGGCCCGAAGCCTGCTGGAGCGGATGGGCAAGTCGATGGTTCCGGTCGAGGTCGACGAAGGCGTTCCGTCGACTCTCCAGGCCGACCCGCGCCGGCTGGCGCAGATGCTGCAGAACCTGATCGACAACGCCGACCGTTACGGCGGGGGCGTCATGCGGATCCACATCACCGGCGAGGCCGGAAAGGTGCTGTTTGCAGTCGAGGACCACGGCCCAGGTGTCGCCGAACATGAGCGCAACTTCATCTTCGAGCGCTTCGCCCGGGGGGAGACCGCCGCCGTCGCAGGCCACAGCGGCGCCGGGCTCGGCCTGGCTCTGGTCACCGAGCACGCGATCCTGCACGGCGGGAGCGTGCGGCTGGAGGACCGGGAAGGCGGCGGCTCCCGTTTTGTCGTCGAGCTCCCGGAGGGTGGTCCGGCGTGAGGCGGCTGATCCTCATGCTGCTCGTCGCCGCCCTGGCCGGGTGCGGCGTGCCCACCGACGACGGGGCGGAAACAATGGACGACGTGCCCTTCGGGCTGCTCGACCCCCAGGCGTCCGAACCGGCCGATTCGGCCGCGCCTCCCGAGGGCCCGGCGGTGCAGATCTACCTGGTCGACGCCTCCGGGCAGCGGCTGGTACCGGTCGAGCGCCGGCTGGGAGAGGGCGAAGCTTCGCTGCCCGACGTAGTGGACGCACTCCTGGAAGGTCCCACCCGGACGGAGCGCCGGCAGGGGCTGAGCACCGCATTCGTCGACGACGACGCCGTCGGCGCCTCCGATCTCGTCGGAGGAGTTGCCAGCGTCGACCTGACCCAGCCGTTCACCGTGCTCGACGGGCCGACCCAGCGGCTGGCAATCGCCCAGATGGTTCTGACCCTCACCGGCCGCCCGGGTGTCGGCCGGGTGGCGTTCACCCTGCAGGGGCAGCCGATCGACATCCCCCGCGGTGACGGCACGCTGGCGCAGGGCTCGGTTGCCCGGGACAACTACCGCGAACTGCTTCCCGCAGCGCCCGCCTCCTGAGCCGGCTCAGGCGATCCGCAACAGCTCCCGGACCTCGTCCTGCCCCAACCTCATCTCGGCGGCGATCTCCTCTACCGAGGGTTCCCGCACCCTCTTGTGCCTAAGCTCGGTTTGAACCCTGAGCATCCGGTTCAGGTCCTCCGCTCTCGCCGCGGGGAGGCTGATCCTCAGCGTTTGGGCATCGAGGGCCCGCCTGATCGCGCGGTGCACTTCCCAGGTAGCGAAAGCCCCCAGACTGAATCCGAGCCCGGGCGGGTAGGTGTCCAGCGCCTTGAGGAGCCCAAGGTTGCCTTCGGCGACCAACGAGCCAAACGGCAGCCCCCGCCCCCGGTACTGCCCGGCTACCCGAACGACCGTTTTCTGGTTGGTCTCCATCAACAGCCTGCGGGCGGGCAGCTCTTCCGCCAGGCCACCACATTGGATCAGCTCGGCCAGGTAGGCCTCCCGCTTCTCGGATATTGCAGGTTCCCGGTCAACGCGAGCGAGATAGCCGTCCGGCATTTCCTCCTCGATATCCGGGCTTTCCTGGGAAGAGTCGGGTTCTTCGACGATCGCCGCCCCGGCGCCGCTGATTCGGCGGTAGACGTCCACGACCTGATCGCCATCCAGAGGCAGGTGGCCCAGGGATCGGGCGATTACATCGGCGTCTATACGGCCCGCTTCGGCGGCTTCGGAGACAAGGTGTTGGACTTCCGGCAGGTTTTCCATACGTTGACCCCCCATCAACAATGTCACCTACACAATGCCACCGAATCGCGGCGATTGCTTCTTGTGCCGGGCCCTGAGCCGATTGGGAGTCCGAGCGGTTCCGGCGGGGCTCGCCCTACTGCTGCACCCCGTTGTGGATGGCCCCCTGACCTTCATATAATTCGCCCCGGCACGTCCTCTCCAAGGGTCCCGGATGAAGCGCTTTGCCCCAAGTCTGACGCTCCTGATGCTGCTCTTCGCCTGCCGGCCGGAGGTCGGTTTCGAAGCCCCGATCTCACTGCCGATCCGCGTAGATGCAACCGATGCTTCCCGGGGTCCGTCGCTGATCAGCTTCTTCCCCCGAGACTCGGTCGCCCGGCCCGGCGACACGCTTGTCTTCGAGGTCGAGGGAGTTGGTGAGCCGCACGTAATCGCCATGGGCACTCTGGTAAACGAGGGACTGGCGGCGCTTGACCGGGTCAAGCCGGCCACGCTGAAGGAGTACTTCCTGGGAGAGCCGGAGGAGATGTACAAGCTGCCCAGCGTCTTCGCCGCGACCGCCGATTACAGGCCTGAGAACCAGGCTGCGGGCCAGCCATGCTTCCTCGACAGCGGCGATCCCCCGATGCCGGATCCATGTCCGGAGCGTGACCAGCCGGCATTCGACGGAACCCAGAGCTTCTACAGTAGCGGGATGTTGCGGGAGGGATCCGACTACCAGGTGCCGCTCGCCGAGGATCTGGCGCCCGGAACCTACCGGTTCATGTGCCTGATCCACCGAGGAACGATGAGTGGGCAGGTGAAGGTGGTCGGCGAGGAAACGGAGCGACCCGGCGCCGAAGATGCCTCCGCCCGGGCGCGTCGCGAGATCTCGACCTCCCTGGCCAACCTCGAGCCCGCAACTGCATCTGCAGGCTCGGCCACGTCCACAGATGCTGCTGCGGGGACCGAGTCGGGCAAGAGTCCCTTCGAGCTGGCGATGATTTTCGGCCCGGACGAGGTCACCATCCCGGCCGGCGACAGCATCACCTGGCGGTTCACCGTCTGTCACACCATCTCCTTCAACCCGCCGGCCGAGGCCTTCGGCGACCTCAAAAAGGAGAAGGACGGGTCCGTGAGGCTCAACCCGATGGCCTACACCCCGTCACAGGCCCCTCCGGTCCCGGCGCTCAGCTTCGATCCGAGCGCTCCGCCCCTGGATTTCGATGCGGGAACCTGGGACGGGAACGGGTTCTTCAACTCGGGGGGCATCTGTGCCCTGGCGAAGGAGGATTTCTCTTACAAGCTCACCTTTTCCCGCCCCGGCGATTACGAACTGCGGTGCCTGTTTCACCCGTTCATGCGAGGGACGGTCAAAGTTGTGGGCTAGCAGAAAACCCTTGTCCCACCACCCTCCGCTAAGTAAGAATCCGAGCCAGGTTCTATCCGGGCGGTCGGACGCAGGTTCATCGACATGGATGAGCGCGACGAGGTAGCGACAACCGAGGAGGAAACGGCCGAAGAAAAGGCCGACAGGCGGGCCGAAGACACGGCCGCCCCCACCTCGCCCCTCGACCGCTACTTCGGAATCACCGCCGCCGGTTCGTCGGTGAAGACCGAGGTCATCGCCGGCTTTACCACCTGGATGACCATGGCCTACATCCTGTTCGTGAACCCGTCGATCCTGGGAGCGGTCCCGGATCGGGACGGGCTCAGCCTGGCCTTCCCGCTGGTCCTGACTTCCACCGCACTGGCGGCCGCGGTCAGCACCCTGGCGATGGGGCTGATCGCCAAGTACCCGTTCGCGATCGCCGCCGGTCTGGGTCTGAACGCAGTTGTGGCGTTCCAGCTGGTGGCCGGCGGGGGGTTGAGCTGGCCGGAGGCGATGGGGGTGATCGTCACCGAGGGCCTGATCATCCTGGTCCTGGTCCTGACCGGGTTCCGGGAGGCGGTGATGAATGCCATCCCGCTTGCATTGAAACAGGCGATCGGGGTGGGAATCGGCCTGTTTATCGCCTTCATCGGGTTCATCAACGCCGGGTTCGTCGGCAAACCGGAGACCCCGACACTGCTGGTCGAGCTCGGCCGGGGAGGGGAGTTGCGGGGCCTGCCGGTGGCCGTGTTCGTGATCGGCCTGCTGCTCACCGCCTACCTGGTCGCCCGCGGGATCCGGGGAGCCCTGCTGATCGGCATCCTGGGGACCACGGTCTTCGCCATCCTGTTGAACGAGCTGTTCGCCGGCGGCAACGGGTGGCCCGAGTCGCTTCCTTCAGCCGCGCAGTTCCCGGAACGGGTCGTCGCGTTCCCGGCGGGTGAGAACTTCAGCCTGATCGGAGACTTCTCGTTCGGCTACTTCGGCCGGCTCGGGGCCATCGCCGCGATCCTGGCCGTGTTCACGATCATGCTTTCCGACTTCTTCGACACCATGGGCACCGTAGTCGGGCTGGGCGCCAAGGCCGGCTACCTCGACGCCGACGGCCGCCTCCCGCGGTCACGGCAGGTGCTGCTGGTCGACTCCGCTGCGGCGGCGGTCGGCGGCGCCTTCAGCGCCTCGTCGAACACCACCTACATCGAGAGCGCCTCCGGCATCTCCGAGGGCGGCCGGACCGGCCTCACGGCGACCGTGGTGGGCCTGTTGTTCCTGGTCTCGGTGTTCCTGTGGCCGCTGGCCGACGTGATCCCGCCGCAGGCCACCGCCCCGGCGCTGATCATCGTCGGCTTCCTGATGATGGAGATCATCCGGGAGATCCCGTTCGAGCGACACGAGTTGGGGATCCCCGCCTTCCTGACGATGGTCGTCATGCCGTTCACCTTCTCCATCACCAACGGGGTGGGTGCCGGCTTCGTGAGCTACACCGTGATCAAGCTGCTGAGGGGCGAAGCCCGGGACGTCCACTGGATGATGTACCTCTCCAGCGCGGCCTTCGTCATCTACTTCGCGATCTACTACGTGAGGTCCGCTTTCGGCGTCGGGTAGGAGTTCCGGGCTAGCGCGGCCAGAAGTCGGCGTTGGCGATCTCCAGCAGGTTGCCCGAGGGATCCCTGAAGTAGAACGACGACCCGAGCGGGCTCTTTCCGGTCTGGCCGGGCGGCCAGTCGACCTCCTCCAGGATCTCCACCCCTTCGGTCTCCAGGTGCGCCCGCCATGCCGCGTAGGCGGACATCGGGACCAGAAAGCAGACATGGCCCGGACCGGTGGCGCCGTGGGGCGGCAGGGAGCCCGGCTTACCGGTGGCCTCGGCGTCGAACAGCAAAAAGACGCTGGTCCCGGCTCGCAGGAAGATCTGACGGCCCGGTGTCTGGCCGACGACCTTCATGCCCATCACCTCGGAGTAGAAGCGGCGCGTCTCCTCCTCGTCGGTGTAGTAGAGGACGGTTTCGAGGACGCCCGACATCTCCGGCGCACCCACGGACCGATCTTTAGTGGACGCGCACTGCGAGGACGCAGATGTCGTCCTCCCGGCTGGCGGTCTTGAGCCGCCAGTCCAGGATCTGGCTGCACAACGTCTCAGGCGAAAGGTCGTCGAGGCTCTCCACGAACTCCCGGAGCGCATCCATGCCCTCGTCCAGGGTGTGGCCCCGCAGCTCCACCAGGCCGTCGGTGTACAGCAGGAGCGTAGTGCCGGGGCGCAGGAACTTGGACTCGGACTTGTACTGCCAGCCCGGATCGGCTCCGAGCAGCACGTCGCTGGCGTCGGGTAGCAGGAATGCGGTTTCCCCGATGCGGCACCGCAGAACGGCCGGGTGGCCGGCGTTCGTCCGGTTGATGATCCCGGTCTCCTCGTCCCAGACGGCGACGATGCAGGTGGCCGTCTCGTCCGGCTCCAGGCGGCACAACATCCGGTTGAGACGGGTGACGATGGTTTCCGGGGTCGGGTCCTCGTCGGCGAAGGCCCGGACTGCGTTGCGGAGCTGGGCCATTACGGCAGCCGACTGCAGGCCGTGTCCCCCGACGTCGCCGACCACAAGGCACATGCCCCGGTCGACCGGGAAGGCGTCGTACCAGTCGCCGCCCATGGGGGCGTCGAGAGCGGGAAGGTAGGTGGCTGCCAGCTCGAGGCGGGCACTCTGCGGCAGGACCGCCGGCAGGAAGGCCTCCTGCAGGACGTGGGCGTCCGCCTCCTCTTTGGCGGTCTGGTGGCCTCGATCCTGCTCGAAGATCGCCCGGTTCAGCGCCTGCGCTCCGAGCTCGGCGATCAGCTCCAGCCTGCGAACCTGCGTCTCTCGGAACTCCTGCGGAGCTTTCCACCCGAAGCCGATGCACCCCAGAGTTCTTCCCTCGGCGGTTACCAGCGGCACCGAAGCGGTCGCGCTGAGGGATGCAGCCACCGTCTCCGGGAGCATCACAGGGTATTTCTCCGCCGTCTCTTCGGCCGAGTGCAGCAGGACGGTGGTCCCGGTCCGCATTGCGTCGCACAGGGGGAGGTTCTCGGTGATGTGGAACTCTGCCCACCGGTCCGCCCACCGGGCTACCAGTGCCGGGTCGACGCTCACTCCGCTGACCACCCGCACGTAGTCCTGATCGGCATCGAGAACCGCCACATTGGAGAACGAGGCCCCGGCTGCCGCGGCGGCGTTGTCGGCAAGGGCGACCGCCACCTCGTACGGCGTCACGGCCGCCGAGAGAGCTATCGCGGTCCGCCAGATGGCGTGCTCGTTGACCGGTCCTTCGACATCGGGATAGGAGTCGACATCCGAAGCCGATAGCTTCATCTTTGGATCCGTCGGCGCGTCGGCGAATTCAGTGGACATGGGCGTACCTTACGCACTTCGTGGGGATGCCGTTTCTGGACGCCCGATCGCGGAGAAGGCTACACCTAAAGCGTACCTGCATTGGCGAGCCATTTGTCCACGGAATTTCCGGGGGCGGGTATCGTGGAGGGTAATTGAGCCCCTCCTTCCCCACCACCGTGCACCGGTACGGACCGCACCCGTCCCAGTTCGGCCATCTGAGCCTCCCGGCGTCGGAGCCTCCCCACCGCGCGGTGATCCTGTTGCACGGGGGGTTCTGGCACCGCCCCTGGGGCCTAGATCTGATGTTCGACGTCGCCGGCGACCTGTTGAGGCGAGGCCTGGCCGTGTGGAACCTGGAGTACCGCCGGGTCGGGGAGCCGGGCGGGGGCTGGCCGGGGACGTTCGACGACGTGCTTGCCGGGTTCGATGCGCTGGCCGGACTCCCCGAGGCGGCCGCACTGGACCTGTTTTCGATAGGGGCGGCCGGGCACTCTGCGGGCGGTCACCTGGCGCTCTGGCTGGCCGCGGAGCGGGGACCCAGGGCCGGGGGCGCTGCGGTTGTCACCGCGGCAGTGGGCCTGGCTGCCGTTCCCGACCTGCGTTATGCCTGGGAGTCCGGCACCGGCGATGGGGCCGTTGAGGCACTGCTCGGCGGACCGCCGCACGTGGTTGCCGAGCGGTACCGCTTCGCCTCCCCTGCCGAGCGCCTCCCGATCGGGGTCCGGCAGCTGCTCGTCCACGGGGAACGGGACCGGGTGGTGCCGCCCGGCCTGAGCAGGCGTTATGTCGCAGAGGCCAGGGCCTCCGGGGACCAAGCCGCAGTGCAGATCGTTCCGAAGACAGGGCACATGGATGTCATCAAACCGGCCGGTTCTTCGTGGCAATTCGCCGCCGGCTGGCTGCAAACGGTAAACACCGGACCGATTTGATGGGAAGATCGAAGGTATGACGCTCGCCGCCCAACTCGCCACTGCGTCGAGCTCCAGCCAGAATTTCGCAGACTTCGACGTCCCGGCGTCGATCTGGGTCTTCTTCACCGTGGGAATCACGACGCTTTTGTTGCTCGACCTCCTCCTGGTGCACCGCAAGCCGCACGTGATCACCTTCCGCGAAGCGGCTATCGAGAGCATCGTCTGGATCTCCATCGGCGTCAGCTTCACCGCGGTGATGTTCTGGTGGCAGGGGGGACAGGCGGCGGGGGAGTACATCGCCGGCTACCTCATCGAGAAGAGCCTTTCGGTGGACAACGTGTTTGTCTGGGCGGTGCTGTTCTCGTTCTTCGCCGTACCGGCGAAATACCAGTTCCGAGTGCTGTTCTTCGGCGTTTTCGGAGCACTGGTCCTGCGTGCGGTCTTCATCTTCGCCGGCGTGGCGCTGATCGAGCGCTTCGACTGGATCCTCTACGTCTTCGGCGCCTTCCTGGTTTTCACGGCGTTCAAGATTGCCCGGCACTCCGACAACGAGGTCCATCCGGAGCGCAACCCTGTCCTAAAGCTGGTCAGAAAGGTCATACCGACCACCACGGAGTACCACGGCCAGAAGCTGTTCACGATCGAGAACGGCCGCCGGATGGCCACCCCGCTGTTCACCGTGCTGGTGATGGTGGAGGCGACCGACGTGCTGTTCGCCGTCGACTCCGTCCCGGCGATCCTGGCGGTCAGCCGCGAGCCTTTCATCGTGCTGTCGTCCAACGCCTTCGCGATCATGGGCCTGCGGTCGCTCTACTTCCTGCTGGCCGGGATGGCCGACCGGTTCCGCTACCTGAACATCGGCCTGGGTGTGATATTGGGCTTCGTGGGCGTGAAGATGCTCATCTCAGGCTTCTACCACATGCCCGTTGCCATCTCGCTGGCGGTTATCGCTCTGGTTCTGGCGGTGACCATCGTCGCTTCCCTGAAAGCCGACAAGCGGGACGGGCCGTCGGCACCACAACCGGACGTGCCGGACGAAGAGTCCGATCTGCCCGCAACCTAGATAGTTCGGTGCGTGAGCTGGTGGTGCTCGGGACGGCCGGGCAGGTGCCCACCAGGGATCGCAACGTCAACGGCTACCTGCTTCGATGGGACGACGAGTCCCTGCTCTTCGACCCGGGCGAGGGGACCCAGCGCCAGATGCTGCTGGCCGGCGTCAAGGCGTCGTCGATCACCAGAATCTTCTTGACCCACTTTCACGGCGACCACTGCCTCGGCCTGCCCGGCGTGGTTCAGCGGCTTGCGCTCGACGGCGTGACCCGGCCGGTCGGCCTCTACTACCACGCCTCGGGGCACGGGTACCTGGAACGGCTGCTGGGATCGTCCGCCCACTTCAACCGCCCGCCGGTGGAGTTGCGGCCGGTGCAGGATCCCGGGATGGGCGATGCCGGGCCGCCGTTTTCGGTCACCGCCGGGCGGCTGGAGCACAACGTCCCTGTGTGGGGCTGGCGGATCGAGGAGCCGGACGGCCGCCGCATGCTTCCCGAACGGCTGGCCGAGTTCGGCATCGTCGGCCCCGCGATCGGAGAGCTCCAGCAGAACGGCTCGTTGACGGCGGGGGGCCGGACAGTGACCATGGAAGAGGTGAGCGAGGTCCGGCCGGGGCAGTCTTTTGCCTTCATCATGGACACCCGCATCTGTGACGCCGCAGTGGACCTGGCCCGGGGCGCCGACATGCTGGTCACGGAGTGCACCTATCTGAGCGACCAGGAGGAGCTGGCTGCGCGGTACGGCCACCTGACGGCAGCCCACGCGGCTACCATCGCCCAAAGGGCGGGGGCCCGGCTCCTGGTCTTGACGCACTATTCGCAGCGTTATGCCGACACGGCCCCCCTTCTGGCGGAGGCGCAGGCCATCTTCCCGGACACGGTTGCCGCCATGGATCTGCAGACCATCCCCGTACCGACCAGGCTCTGATTCGTTAAACCGACTCGCTCACCGAGCTCATGTGGAAGTC
This window encodes:
- a CDS encoding ribonuclease Z; protein product: MRELVVLGTAGQVPTRDRNVNGYLLRWDDESLLFDPGEGTQRQMLLAGVKASSITRIFLTHFHGDHCLGLPGVVQRLALDGVTRPVGLYYHASGHGYLERLLGSSAHFNRPPVELRPVQDPGMGDAGPPFSVTAGRLEHNVPVWGWRIEEPDGRRMLPERLAEFGIVGPAIGELQQNGSLTAGGRTVTMEEVSEVRPGQSFAFIMDTRICDAAVDLARGADMLVTECTYLSDQEELAARYGHLTAAHAATIAQRAGARLLVLTHYSQRYADTAPLLAEAQAIFPDTVAAMDLQTIPVPTRL